The proteins below are encoded in one region of Sphingobacterium sp. R2:
- a CDS encoding UvrD-helicase domain-containing protein: MKSVAPLKILKASAGSGKTFSLTLHYLTLLLSNENSYKEILAVTFTNKATAEMKERILTVLHGLATGHPSPKIEDFRKLLLAQQPGWTSHLVQEKAHRVYRRILHDYSHFTISTIDGFSQKVIRAFTYELNLDAAYKIEMNVNKVKNELTVMLNQLLDERPDLLDWIITYAEKKIAKNENWNYRQQLMSLASLIFSENFQEFDSYINSANPKEVFNLLNQEIEQKISAFTEALSMTIEAFSETFKKFNLTENDLKGKSRNKIISASKTSKKTEKLSASEIAKIIEKYLLLIDNEDAFTDSDKNIRHDLMAAFNPILASFQKLHDNLSAYIAYQAVQNNLYYLRLLKEMSDLLTQWRRDNGAQLISDSQILLNKLGIDENSDPTFIWEKIGNRFNYFLFDEFQDTSRIQWKNYSPLLINALADAKGTVSEHLIVGDVKQSIYRWRNGDWRILLQQVEQQIVQAFHLDDDNKTTFIENGSLDTNFRSLPNIIHLNNYLFSSIPKHLQQVLNEKVSESLDEKGKQWWASSGNDSMLVKAYENSQQEVPDHKQGKLDQSGSIEIAYIPVTDGRYRRNQVIEESLVNLCQKISEWLLDKRYQPQQIGILVRSNSQAKLVIEKLMDFKKQQQLRFEVISGDALSLASNDAVLLLIETLKALVYNSEKHTIHKAKIVYLYQHIQNNTVDQNAWLKFAGNDIRALQDYLPEALIDSWEMAQKQPLVHLIEKLIEIYGFTTTDNIHLPYLLAFKDMISTFSTNGERGIIQFLEFWEEDGNRAVLPSNGEINAIEVTTIHKSKGLAYDVVMIPFCSWDLDGMINGDFWIETSETPFAQLGKIPIKYTSTVGKSIFFKQYFEEMLFNYMDALNTFYVATTRAVEHLYITAPCFKESVDKKTGEITGYDTKDEYISDVLFQVLDTPESPFKLENKVLFIDQIIQKRKALSRNDSIISLSHYPISKELEMALEKASTRSINDIMMLEKAAQYGILAHDIMAQISNEEDIHKLVGQLIQEGILSKEEQPFLMHEINQIWKHPVINKWLTGNYKIWNEASIITAKGETIRPDKVFTSKEETIVLDFKFTQTDYIGHQYQVDNYKKNLENLGYNNVRAFLYYAKSNQLTEVK; encoded by the coding sequence ATGAAATCCGTTGCGCCATTAAAAATACTCAAAGCTTCTGCCGGTTCGGGGAAAACCTTTAGCTTAACTTTACACTATCTCACCCTCCTCCTATCCAACGAGAATAGCTACAAGGAAATTTTGGCGGTGACATTCACCAATAAGGCAACTGCCGAGATGAAGGAACGTATCCTAACGGTACTCCATGGCCTGGCAACAGGCCACCCTAGTCCTAAAATTGAAGATTTCAGAAAGTTATTACTGGCACAACAGCCAGGTTGGACGTCACACCTTGTGCAGGAGAAAGCTCACCGTGTTTATCGTCGTATCCTACATGATTATAGTCATTTTACGATAAGTACAATTGATGGTTTCTCCCAAAAGGTCATCCGTGCATTTACGTATGAACTCAATCTTGATGCAGCTTACAAGATTGAAATGAACGTCAATAAAGTGAAAAATGAGCTGACAGTCATGCTCAATCAATTACTGGATGAGCGACCCGATCTACTCGATTGGATTATAACTTATGCTGAAAAGAAGATAGCAAAAAATGAAAATTGGAACTACCGTCAGCAATTAATGAGCTTAGCGAGCCTTATTTTTTCTGAAAATTTCCAGGAATTTGATAGTTACATCAACTCGGCAAATCCCAAGGAGGTTTTTAATCTCCTCAATCAGGAGATTGAACAGAAGATAAGCGCATTTACCGAAGCGCTATCCATGACAATTGAAGCGTTTAGTGAGACATTCAAAAAATTCAACCTCACTGAAAATGACCTGAAGGGTAAATCGCGCAATAAAATAATCTCAGCCAGCAAAACCAGTAAAAAGACGGAAAAACTGAGCGCTTCTGAAATTGCCAAGATAATAGAAAAATACCTTCTGTTAATCGACAATGAAGATGCATTTACGGATAGTGATAAAAATATACGTCATGATCTTATGGCTGCATTTAACCCGATCTTGGCATCCTTCCAAAAGTTACACGACAACCTATCCGCTTACATTGCCTATCAAGCAGTACAGAATAACCTCTATTACCTGCGTTTACTCAAAGAAATGAGCGATTTACTGACACAGTGGCGACGCGATAATGGTGCCCAGTTAATTTCCGATTCTCAGATTCTGTTAAACAAGCTCGGAATTGATGAAAATAGCGACCCAACATTTATCTGGGAGAAAATCGGCAATCGCTTTAACTACTTTTTGTTTGACGAATTTCAGGATACTTCGCGCATTCAATGGAAAAACTATAGTCCATTACTGATCAATGCATTGGCAGATGCCAAAGGTACCGTCAGCGAACACCTGATTGTAGGTGATGTTAAACAAAGCATCTATCGCTGGCGAAATGGCGATTGGCGAATACTACTCCAACAGGTAGAACAACAGATTGTCCAAGCCTTTCACTTGGACGACGATAACAAAACAACCTTTATCGAAAACGGAAGCCTCGATACCAATTTTAGAAGTCTTCCAAATATTATCCATTTAAACAATTACCTATTTAGCAGTATTCCAAAACATTTGCAACAGGTATTAAATGAAAAAGTATCCGAAAGCCTGGATGAAAAAGGCAAACAGTGGTGGGCTTCCTCGGGCAATGATAGCATGCTTGTCAAAGCGTATGAAAACAGCCAACAGGAGGTGCCTGACCATAAACAAGGAAAACTTGACCAATCAGGTTCTATTGAGATCGCTTACATTCCAGTTACTGACGGACGTTACAGAAGAAATCAGGTAATCGAAGAATCGCTCGTCAATTTATGCCAAAAAATAAGCGAATGGCTACTCGACAAACGCTATCAACCCCAACAGATCGGTATTTTAGTGCGTAGTAATTCACAAGCTAAGTTGGTTATCGAAAAACTCATGGATTTCAAAAAACAGCAACAGCTCAGGTTTGAAGTCATATCAGGAGATGCGCTGTCGCTAGCCAGCAATGATGCTGTTCTCCTACTGATCGAAACGCTGAAAGCATTGGTCTATAATTCCGAGAAACATACCATTCATAAAGCAAAGATAGTCTATCTCTATCAGCATATACAGAATAATACAGTTGATCAGAATGCATGGTTAAAATTTGCCGGCAACGACATCCGCGCACTTCAAGATTATCTCCCTGAGGCGCTGATTGACTCCTGGGAAATGGCGCAGAAACAGCCATTGGTCCACTTGATTGAAAAGCTTATTGAAATCTACGGTTTCACAACCACGGACAATATTCACCTCCCTTACCTTCTCGCATTCAAAGATATGATCTCAACGTTTTCCACCAATGGCGAACGTGGCATTATACAGTTCTTAGAGTTCTGGGAAGAAGATGGCAACCGGGCTGTACTCCCTTCCAATGGAGAAATTAATGCGATTGAAGTAACGACAATACACAAATCAAAAGGACTGGCTTATGACGTGGTTATGATTCCATTTTGTTCATGGGATCTCGACGGCATGATCAATGGCGATTTTTGGATCGAGACATCCGAAACTCCTTTTGCCCAATTGGGGAAAATTCCAATCAAATACACATCTACGGTCGGCAAATCTATATTTTTCAAACAATATTTTGAAGAGATGCTATTCAACTACATGGACGCCCTTAACACGTTCTATGTGGCAACAACCCGCGCCGTTGAACACCTTTATATTACTGCTCCGTGCTTTAAAGAATCTGTCGACAAAAAGACAGGAGAGATTACAGGCTATGATACCAAAGACGAATATATCAGCGATGTGCTCTTCCAAGTCTTAGATACTCCAGAATCTCCGTTTAAACTCGAAAATAAAGTCCTATTTATTGATCAGATCATCCAAAAAAGAAAAGCGCTGTCGCGTAATGACAGTATTATTTCGCTGAGCCATTATCCCATTTCCAAAGAACTGGAAATGGCTCTGGAAAAAGCGAGTACGCGAAGTATCAATGATATTATGATGTTGGAAAAAGCGGCACAGTATGGCATATTGGCACACGATATTATGGCTCAGATTTCAAACGAAGAAGACATCCATAAACTGGTTGGCCAACTGATCCAGGAAGGTATTCTCTCCAAGGAGGAACAACCCTTTCTCATGCACGAAATCAACCAAATCTGGAAGCATCCCGTCATTAATAAATGGCTTACCGGAAACTATAAGATCTGGAATGAGGCAAGTATCATTACCGCTAAGGGCGAAACCATCCGGCCTGATAAGGTCTTCACTTCCAAAGAAGAAACAATCGTACTCGATTTTAAGTTTACGCAGACAGACTATATCGGACATCAGTATCAAGTCGATAACTACAAAAAAAATCTAGAGAATCTAGGCTACAACAATGTTAGGGCTTTTCTCTATTATGCAAAATCAAATCAATTAACTGAAGTAAAATAA
- a CDS encoding PD-(D/E)XK nuclease family protein, whose product MQTAFLKLVATDIQKRFGNDLSEIAIVFNNKRPITYLKKHLSEVYGQAIWSPQFFTIQEFFRRSTDDTEASPLTQFFHLFNIHNELLVIEGKQPETLEEFYPIAEIILSDFGQLDYDLVPIEQIYLELYDNTKIDIAFQHLTQEQQGFIRQFWQSFSIAGHSGVQERFLQLWKRLPVLYSQFKEKLKTEGQTNYPTIYRDLAEGKATHQQFASSYHHILFVGFNALNKVEAKLFRQWQEEGRALFYFDADAYYLEDTMQEAGLFIRRNIFQTGLVNALGDSPNIIGNRTSTVNLYASTGKISQTKLLHDILEQHKNMEQTSAILLADENLLVPLLQSLPDVKPNITTGYPLTQSPIYGILDLWMEVHLEISQFKRRKLPYQIIETFINHPLSMVSLADKLQIQKEIADKQLFEITLEELHFKSSLPQFFVPIENSVHLVPALILLVDDLLHSISSQERIRQIDNNLLIETKKTLNQLLLGFETVAPLSISFQIGLIKKAIAPINSAIEGDPLEGIQIMGLLESRCLNFDNIYILGANEGILPKTSNSPTFIPNSLRSAYGLPILENQNALSAYLFYRHFQYSEGIHIFYNGLVDESSTGEESRFIKQLEFESKFQFDRKVQQQPIQFADKAQEIVIQKRGEIWKKMYEDFIVNQKKISATALTTYLQSPLQFFLKHIANIKEPPSLSQEFEMNKLGTVIHNVMEEIFLPFKGKQEFTPTHILRGQIGRIEAYVTREIGIQYQIELKEEKNLNSLQRIMLKIASEYVKMYLEYDINNYKSFRIIELENDTDYILPFPLKINGEEHQVSLYGIIDRVDEVVTHDERIISRIVDYKTGGDSILFKEIDQVFAPNTENKAMVQTLFYAYVFEQKTGRKQLEPHLYVARKMREEGTLFSGKEGILTDEFLAFQKENFIKFLRDILQEIFNPDIPFRHNPETVVYPSDPYTLFYREASKWAEAE is encoded by the coding sequence ATGCAGACAGCCTTTCTAAAATTAGTAGCAACAGATATTCAAAAGCGTTTTGGAAACGATCTGAGTGAGATTGCCATCGTCTTTAATAATAAAAGGCCAATTACCTATCTCAAAAAACATCTTTCTGAAGTATATGGACAGGCAATCTGGTCTCCTCAGTTTTTTACAATTCAGGAATTTTTTAGACGTTCGACCGATGATACAGAAGCCAGTCCTTTGACACAATTTTTCCACCTTTTTAATATCCATAATGAGTTATTGGTGATTGAAGGAAAACAGCCAGAAACATTGGAAGAGTTTTATCCAATTGCCGAAATAATACTGAGTGACTTCGGCCAGCTCGATTACGATCTCGTTCCTATTGAGCAGATCTATCTAGAACTTTATGACAACACCAAAATCGACATTGCTTTTCAACATCTAACCCAAGAACAGCAAGGATTTATACGTCAATTTTGGCAGTCTTTTTCCATTGCTGGACATAGTGGCGTACAAGAGCGCTTTCTGCAACTTTGGAAAAGACTACCTGTATTGTATAGTCAATTTAAGGAAAAGCTTAAAACAGAAGGACAAACCAACTATCCAACTATTTACCGCGATCTAGCTGAAGGCAAGGCTACACATCAGCAGTTTGCATCATCCTACCACCATATCCTTTTTGTCGGTTTCAATGCTTTAAACAAAGTCGAAGCAAAATTATTTAGGCAATGGCAAGAGGAAGGCCGTGCGCTATTTTACTTCGATGCTGATGCCTATTACCTGGAAGACACCATGCAGGAGGCCGGGCTATTTATTCGTCGAAATATTTTCCAAACAGGCTTGGTAAATGCCCTCGGCGATAGCCCGAATATTATTGGCAATAGAACCTCAACCGTAAATCTATATGCGAGTACCGGCAAGATCAGCCAAACAAAATTACTGCATGATATCCTCGAACAGCACAAGAACATGGAGCAGACCTCCGCTATTCTTCTGGCAGATGAAAATCTACTTGTTCCTTTACTGCAAAGTTTACCAGATGTAAAACCTAATATCACTACGGGCTACCCCTTGACGCAGTCTCCTATTTATGGCATACTGGATCTATGGATGGAGGTACATTTGGAGATATCACAGTTTAAAAGACGCAAACTTCCCTATCAAATCATAGAGACCTTCATAAATCATCCCCTGAGTATGGTTTCTTTGGCAGATAAGCTTCAGATTCAAAAAGAGATTGCCGACAAACAACTCTTCGAGATCACATTGGAAGAGCTTCATTTCAAGAGCTCCTTACCACAGTTTTTTGTACCTATCGAAAATTCAGTTCATTTGGTACCAGCGCTCATCCTGCTCGTCGATGATCTCTTACATAGCATCTCATCTCAAGAGCGTATCCGCCAAATTGACAACAATCTCCTAATCGAAACAAAAAAAACCTTGAACCAGCTTTTACTGGGTTTTGAAACCGTGGCCCCGTTAAGTATAAGCTTCCAGATCGGTTTGATAAAAAAAGCCATTGCTCCAATAAATTCCGCCATAGAAGGGGACCCACTCGAAGGTATACAAATCATGGGGCTCTTGGAAAGCCGTTGTTTAAATTTTGACAATATCTATATCCTGGGAGCTAATGAGGGCATCCTACCCAAAACATCCAATTCACCGACCTTCATACCCAATAGCCTGAGGAGCGCGTACGGTCTTCCTATATTGGAAAATCAGAATGCCCTATCGGCCTATTTGTTTTATCGCCATTTTCAATACAGTGAGGGAATACATATTTTCTACAATGGTTTAGTTGATGAAAGCTCCACTGGTGAAGAAAGCCGGTTTATCAAACAGCTAGAATTTGAAAGCAAATTTCAGTTTGACCGAAAAGTTCAACAACAACCTATCCAATTTGCAGATAAAGCGCAAGAGATCGTTATCCAAAAGCGTGGTGAAATATGGAAAAAAATGTATGAGGACTTTATCGTTAACCAGAAAAAGATATCGGCGACCGCACTGACGACATACCTGCAATCTCCATTACAGTTTTTCCTAAAACATATTGCCAACATCAAAGAGCCACCTTCACTGTCTCAGGAATTTGAAATGAATAAGCTCGGAACAGTCATCCATAATGTCATGGAGGAAATATTCCTACCCTTCAAAGGAAAACAGGAGTTTACGCCAACACATATTCTACGAGGGCAGATAGGCCGTATCGAGGCATATGTGACCCGAGAAATAGGCATTCAATATCAGATTGAATTAAAAGAAGAAAAGAATTTAAATAGCTTGCAGCGGATCATGCTGAAAATTGCCTCCGAGTATGTCAAAATGTATCTCGAATATGACATCAATAACTATAAATCATTTCGGATTATTGAACTTGAAAACGATACCGATTATATCTTGCCATTCCCGCTAAAGATCAATGGAGAAGAACATCAAGTCTCACTATACGGTATTATTGACCGTGTAGATGAGGTGGTAACCCACGACGAGCGTATTATCAGTAGAATTGTCGATTACAAAACGGGCGGAGATTCGATCCTATTCAAAGAAATCGATCAGGTATTTGCTCCCAACACCGAAAATAAGGCCATGGTGCAGACGCTATTTTATGCCTATGTATTTGAACAGAAAACAGGAAGAAAACAACTCGAACCTCATCTCTATGTTGCGCGGAAAATGCGGGAAGAGGGAACCTTATTTAGTGGTAAAGAGGGAATATTGACGGATGAATTTCTCGCATTCCAGAAAGAGAATTTTATCAAATTCTTGCGCGATATTTTACAAGAGATCTTTAATCCCGATATTCCATTTCGGCATAATCCGGAAACAGTCGTTTATCCAAGCGATCCTTATACCTTATTTTATCGAGAAGCAAGCAAATGGGCCGAAGCAGAATAA
- a CDS encoding cupin-like domain-containing protein, translated as MKLKQVDKISGIRSEDFLKNYLKPGFPVIISDFISAESPAWKKWSYDYFKEIAGDIKIDVYGKEEESMDRAASAPVGQMTFAEYLDLITKEPTELRLFLFNLLKIRPELKNDVIYNDVTGGKVLQWLPFMFFGGEGSSTRNHFDIDMSHVFISQFQGLKRIWLFPNDQSDLMYKLPYNFHSIANPKYSNVEEYPGIKYLDGYEAVIHPGETLYMPAGWWHYIQYETEGYSISVRALANSISEKLKGARNLFITRHFDNTMRKIFKGHWFNYKINTAKRRANNAIKRKAR; from the coding sequence GTGAAGTTAAAGCAAGTTGATAAAATTTCGGGCATTCGATCAGAGGACTTCCTAAAAAATTATCTGAAACCAGGTTTTCCTGTCATTATATCAGATTTTATAAGTGCAGAAAGTCCAGCGTGGAAGAAATGGAGTTATGATTACTTTAAAGAAATTGCAGGAGATATAAAAATAGATGTCTACGGAAAAGAGGAGGAATCGATGGACCGTGCTGCCAGCGCTCCTGTTGGCCAGATGACATTTGCTGAGTATTTGGATCTGATTACAAAAGAACCTACGGAGTTACGGTTGTTTTTGTTCAATCTGCTTAAAATTCGTCCCGAACTGAAAAATGACGTTATTTATAACGATGTCACAGGTGGCAAGGTGTTGCAATGGTTGCCATTTATGTTTTTTGGTGGTGAAGGTTCGAGTACCCGTAATCATTTCGATATTGATATGTCACATGTGTTTATCTCTCAATTTCAGGGGTTAAAGCGTATTTGGCTTTTTCCAAATGATCAATCTGATTTGATGTACAAATTGCCATACAATTTTCATAGTATTGCCAATCCAAAATACAGTAATGTAGAGGAATATCCTGGAATTAAGTATTTGGATGGCTATGAGGCAGTTATTCACCCTGGAGAGACTCTATATATGCCCGCAGGATGGTGGCATTATATTCAATATGAAACGGAGGGGTATTCAATTTCCGTTAGGGCTTTAGCAAATTCAATCAGCGAGAAATTGAAGGGCGCACGCAATTTGTTTATCACAAGACATTTTGATAATACAATGCGAAAGATCTTCAAGGGACATTGGTTCAATTATAAAATTAATACAGCGAAACGTCGTGCTAATAACGCGATAAAAAGAAAAGCACGTTGA
- a CDS encoding uroporphyrinogen-III synthase, which yields MQTSDVERAKKVKSVLVTLPKPENDKSPYYDLAKKYGLKLDFRGFIHVEGVPAKDVRRDKVNLADYSAVIFTSRNAVDHYFRVCEEMRFEVSAEMKYFCISETIALYLQKYIQYRKRKIFFGKQTAKDLEDVLKKHKSENFLFPCSDVANEETRNWLQQNGYKFTPAVLFRTVVSDLSDLKDVFYDVIVFFSPSSVQSLYDNFPDFKQNNTRIAAFGASTQQALLDHGLILDIPAPTPKAPSMTMAVEEYIKKVNK from the coding sequence ATGCAAACTTCAGACGTAGAAAGAGCAAAGAAGGTAAAAAGTGTACTGGTAACTTTACCGAAACCTGAAAACGATAAGTCCCCTTATTATGATTTAGCAAAGAAATACGGGTTAAAATTAGATTTTCGAGGTTTTATACACGTAGAGGGAGTTCCTGCCAAAGATGTGCGTAGGGATAAAGTGAATTTGGCAGATTATTCTGCCGTAATATTTACAAGTAGAAATGCTGTAGATCATTATTTTAGAGTTTGCGAAGAGATGCGATTTGAAGTATCTGCGGAGATGAAGTATTTCTGCATTTCGGAGACCATTGCACTTTATCTTCAAAAGTACATTCAATATCGGAAACGGAAAATTTTCTTTGGTAAACAGACGGCGAAAGACCTTGAAGACGTATTGAAAAAACACAAAAGTGAGAATTTCTTATTTCCATGTTCGGATGTAGCCAATGAGGAGACAAGGAATTGGTTACAGCAAAACGGCTATAAATTTACACCAGCTGTGCTTTTTAGAACTGTTGTAAGTGATTTGAGTGACCTAAAAGATGTTTTTTACGATGTTATCGTATTCTTTAGTCCTTCCAGCGTACAGTCTTTATATGATAACTTCCCAGATTTTAAACAGAATAATACAAGGATTGCAGCATTCGGTGCTTCTACTCAGCAGGCACTTTTGGATCATGGATTGATTTTAGATATTCCTGCTCCAACGCCAAAGGCTCCTAGTATGACTATGGCTGTTGAAGAATACATCAAAAAGGTAAATAAATAA
- a CDS encoding DUF4271 domain-containing protein, with amino-acid sequence MNAAIFKYHILFVLFLLFAITKLNAQGRTYRDVVQDGSTIGIDSTHVVKDSLLTPNEKVLVSLNPALQDQYRIVTVEREGLMVHNIYNFDVQQYFQGEWRTSKLDRQYGTLKVHRENWILFTVLALIFGVGMIRIFFPSDIKLVFQGYWDDRVLLSVSKEDTILTSWPFIFLFILFSGALGLFVSLFYAYELDRFDFITFSNYMKTVAMVGGLFALKIGFIRFLSFVFEIRKLVKEYVTVLYLIYFNTLFLMLPVLLILSLVPSTSVGVVLHLAIVGAALLFCYRFLKTAAHIMSMYKFSISYLILYLCCLEIAPILILLRLLS; translated from the coding sequence ATGAACGCAGCTATCTTCAAATATCATATTCTATTTGTACTATTTCTTTTATTCGCAATAACAAAATTGAATGCGCAGGGGCGTACTTATCGAGACGTTGTGCAGGACGGTAGCACAATTGGGATTGATAGTACGCATGTTGTAAAGGATTCGCTTTTAACACCTAACGAGAAAGTCTTGGTATCCTTGAATCCAGCGTTACAGGATCAATATCGAATCGTAACAGTGGAAAGGGAGGGGTTGATGGTTCATAATATTTATAACTTCGATGTGCAGCAATATTTTCAAGGAGAATGGCGAACTAGCAAGTTGGATAGACAATATGGGACACTTAAAGTGCACCGGGAAAATTGGATTCTTTTCACGGTTCTTGCATTAATTTTTGGTGTTGGGATGATTCGGATATTTTTCCCTTCTGATATCAAATTGGTTTTTCAGGGTTATTGGGATGATCGGGTGTTGCTATCGGTAAGCAAAGAGGATACAATCTTAACATCATGGCCTTTTATTTTTCTATTCATATTATTTTCAGGCGCATTGGGTTTATTTGTAAGTCTATTCTATGCATATGAATTAGATAGATTTGATTTTATCACGTTCTCCAATTATATGAAGACGGTGGCGATGGTTGGAGGCTTATTTGCGTTAAAAATCGGATTTATTCGATTTCTATCCTTTGTGTTTGAAATTAGGAAGTTGGTAAAGGAATATGTGACTGTATTGTATCTGATTTATTTCAATACACTTTTTTTAATGCTTCCTGTACTTTTAATATTGAGTCTTGTACCCTCAACATCGGTAGGTGTTGTACTGCACTTGGCCATTGTTGGAGCGGCATTACTTTTTTGCTACCGCTTTCTTAAGACAGCGGCTCATATTATGTCGATGTATAAATTTTCAATTTCCTATTTAATTTTGTACCTTTGTTGCCTAGAAATAGCACCAATATTAATACTATTAAGATTATTGAGCTAA
- a CDS encoding DNA-3-methyladenine glycosylase I, translating to MHKETTRCQWCGSDEQYVAYHDKEWGRQVKDDKTLFEFLVLESAQAGLSWITILRRRKAYQEAFANFDVDQVATYSNENVEQLLADSGIIKHRNKIESTITNAKLFKKVQTEHGSFYNYLYSFLPEQQPIVNHWSSLQQVPATTDISDKIAKDMKKKGFKFFGSTICYAYMQAVGMVNDHVETCYFKYPADAVS from the coding sequence ATGCACAAAGAAACCACACGCTGCCAATGGTGCGGATCTGATGAACAATATGTTGCCTATCACGATAAAGAATGGGGCCGACAAGTCAAAGATGATAAAACCTTATTCGAGTTTTTGGTATTAGAATCAGCACAAGCGGGATTAAGCTGGATTACTATCTTACGTCGAAGAAAAGCATACCAAGAAGCTTTTGCTAACTTTGATGTCGATCAGGTAGCAACCTACAGTAATGAAAATGTAGAACAGTTGCTCGCCGACTCTGGGATTATAAAACATCGCAATAAGATTGAGTCAACCATCACAAATGCGAAACTTTTCAAAAAAGTACAGACCGAACATGGCAGCTTTTACAACTATTTATACAGCTTCCTGCCCGAACAGCAGCCCATCGTAAACCATTGGTCAAGTTTACAACAAGTACCAGCTACTACCGATATTTCTGATAAAATCGCTAAGGATATGAAGAAAAAAGGTTTTAAGTTTTTTGGATCTACCATCTGCTATGCTTATATGCAAGCCGTTGGAATGGTGAATGACCATGTTGAAACTTGTTATTTTAAATATCCTGCAGATGCAGTATCCTAA
- the hpt gene encoding hypoxanthine phosphoribosyltransferase → MKNIEIDGLLFEPLIEEEQIQKRVRLMGIDISLRYEHKQPVFIGVLNGCFMFMADLLKQIEVPCEMSFIKLASYIGTGQSELNELLGLGIDLKGRDVIIVEDIVDSGHSLKHTLDAVKKLNPASVIACALLVKPDALQYHFEELNYVGFEISKEFVVGYGMDFNGLGRNLPDIYKNIPG, encoded by the coding sequence ATGAAAAACATAGAAATTGACGGATTGTTATTTGAACCTCTCATTGAAGAGGAACAGATTCAGAAGCGTGTTCGCCTGATGGGTATCGATATCAGTCTGCGTTATGAGCATAAACAGCCTGTTTTTATAGGCGTATTGAATGGATGTTTTATGTTTATGGCAGACTTGCTCAAGCAAATTGAAGTTCCGTGCGAGATGTCATTTATTAAGTTGGCATCATACATCGGAACAGGCCAATCTGAGTTAAACGAGCTTTTAGGTCTTGGTATTGATCTGAAAGGGCGGGATGTGATTATCGTGGAAGATATTGTCGACTCTGGGCATTCACTCAAACATACGTTGGATGCAGTAAAAAAATTAAATCCGGCGAGTGTCATTGCCTGTGCGCTTTTGGTGAAACCTGACGCGCTGCAGTATCATTTCGAAGAATTGAACTATGTTGGGTTTGAAATAAGTAAAGAATTTGTGGTCGGGTATGGCATGGACTTTAATGGGCTAGGTCGGAATCTGCCGGATATCTATAAAAACATACCTGGTTAG